From the SAR324 cluster bacterium genome, the window GAAAAATATCCTTATGGATTACGGGATTTAACTATTTTTAATATCGCCTATTATTGCGGGTTACGTGTTTCGGAGATCGGAATGCTTACTCGAGGGAATTTTAACGAACAAAGAGATGAGCTATTTTGCCGTAGGCTCAAAGGATCACGTTCTAATACATTACGATTAACCCCCGATAAATCCAGGCTTTTGAAAAAATATATTCGTGAATATTCCATTATAAATGGGGAGCAGTCGCTTTTTAAATCTAAGGAAGGGTAACCCTATTTCAAAAAGGCAACTTCAAGACCTTATGGCTTTCTATGGAAAGCAGGCAAAGCTTCCAGAACACAAACAACATATCCATGTGTTAAAGCATTCCATTGCGGTTCATTTGGCGCAAAGTGGGATGGATATTAAGGAAGTACAGTATTGGTTGGGCCATAAAAACGTTGAGAACACGATGGTTTATTTCCAATTCACGGCTGATCAGGCAGATACCATGTACAGAAAACTACAATCCAATTCCAAATTGGTTTAATAAATCATGCGATCTTTCTTTGATGTGTTCTCTAGTAAAATATGAAAATCTGTGACGATTTACCCCTAAATGGGTCTAATTACCCATCGCTTTAGGCATCGAAGCCTGTCGCCAGGGATATCGAACGTTTTTTACGACAGCGGCCAATTTGGTCAATACCCTGGTGGAAAGCAGAGAAGAAAAAACGCTCCAACGATTCCTTAAAAAAATAGCGAAA encodes:
- a CDS encoding ATP-binding protein, encoding MALGIEACRQGYRTFFTTAANLVNTLVESREEKTLQRFLKKIAKYHLLIIDELGYIPFSQQGAQLLFQVFSERYEAGSMIVT